A genomic window from Candidatus Hydrogenedentota bacterium includes:
- the rny gene encoding ribonuclease Y codes for MMIVVWIGAGILVGVIATTVGAKVMGRNLMGTARRQAAQTISDAEREAASILKESNTTLKEQRIQLREEAEREARELRKELVAVEKRILAKEETVDKRAEQLEKKAAELGQKDRELAQRDASLAKRNERLEALIADQTQKLEVISGLSADDARKELFHQLETEVRRDTALRLKRVEEELVENADKKAKWIIGQAIQRCAADHVTESTVSMVPLPSDEMKGRIIGREGRNIRALESATGINVIIDDTPEAVILSGFDPVRREVARISLERLIADGRIHPARIEEVVEKVKEELAQTIKEMGEQACLEVDVHGLHPELIKLLGRLGYRTSYGQNVLKHSMEVAHLAAIMAAELGINIAECKRAALIHDIGKAVSHEMEGSHAVIGHDFCKKFGENEFIANAVGAHHNEMEQKTVMALVVQAADALSAARPGARRETVETYIKRLEQLEKIANEFPGVDRSYALQAGREVRIAVLPEKISDAEALQLARDVARKVEAEMTYPGQIRVTVVRETRATEMAK; via the coding sequence ATGATGATCGTCGTTTGGATTGGGGCCGGCATACTCGTTGGCGTTATTGCGACTACGGTTGGCGCCAAGGTCATGGGCAGGAATTTGATGGGAACGGCGCGCCGCCAGGCGGCCCAAACCATCTCGGATGCAGAACGAGAAGCGGCCTCGATCCTCAAGGAATCCAACACCACACTGAAGGAACAGCGCATCCAGCTTCGCGAGGAGGCGGAGCGAGAGGCGCGGGAACTGCGCAAGGAGTTGGTGGCGGTAGAGAAGCGGATATTGGCGAAAGAGGAGACTGTTGACAAGCGCGCGGAACAGTTGGAGAAGAAGGCGGCAGAACTGGGCCAGAAGGACCGGGAACTTGCGCAGCGCGACGCATCGCTTGCGAAGAGGAACGAACGGCTCGAAGCGCTCATCGCCGACCAGACGCAGAAACTGGAAGTCATATCCGGTCTGAGCGCCGACGACGCGCGCAAGGAACTGTTCCACCAACTCGAAACCGAGGTACGGCGCGACACCGCGCTGCGGCTCAAGCGCGTTGAGGAGGAGTTGGTCGAAAACGCCGACAAGAAGGCGAAGTGGATCATCGGGCAGGCGATCCAGCGGTGCGCGGCAGACCATGTGACGGAATCGACGGTGTCGATGGTCCCGCTGCCGAGCGACGAAATGAAGGGCCGGATTATCGGACGCGAGGGGCGCAACATCCGCGCGCTGGAATCGGCGACGGGTATCAACGTCATTATCGACGACACGCCGGAGGCGGTGATTTTGTCGGGGTTCGATCCGGTGCGCCGCGAAGTTGCGCGGATTTCGCTCGAACGGCTCATCGCGGACGGGCGAATCCATCCCGCGCGGATCGAGGAAGTGGTCGAGAAAGTCAAAGAAGAGCTTGCGCAGACGATCAAGGAGATGGGCGAGCAGGCGTGCCTCGAAGTGGACGTGCACGGACTGCACCCGGAACTGATCAAGTTGCTGGGCCGGCTTGGGTACCGCACGTCGTACGGTCAGAACGTGTTGAAGCACTCGATGGAAGTGGCGCACCTTGCGGCGATCATGGCGGCGGAACTTGGCATCAACATTGCGGAGTGCAAGCGCGCGGCGTTGATTCACGATATCGGCAAGGCGGTGAGCCACGAGATGGAAGGTTCGCACGCGGTCATTGGGCACGACTTCTGCAAGAAGTTCGGGGAGAACGAGTTCATTGCGAACGCGGTCGGCGCGCACCACAACGAGATGGAGCAGAAGACCGTGATGGCGCTGGTGGTGCAGGCGGCGGACGCGTTGAGCGCGGCACGCCCCGGGGCGCGGCGCGAGACGGTCGAGACGTATATCAAGCGGCTCGAACAACTCGAGAAGATTGCGAACGAATTTCCCGGCGTCGATCGGTCGTACGCGTTGCAGGCGGGCCGGGAGGTGCGCATTGCGGTGTTGCCGGAGAAGATCAGCGACGCGGAGGCCTTGCAGCTCGCACGCGACGTTGCGCGCAAGGTTGAAGCGGAGATGACGTATCCGGGTCAGATTCGGGTGACCGTGGTCCGGGAGACGCGCGCCACCGAAATGGCGAAGTAG
- a CDS encoding PPC domain-containing protein, whose product MRSGTRAALGVAFSIVLFSSAASAVAPSLGDILPRGAARGGTVEVDFHGGNLADACDVMFHDPGITVAEMVSAEAGKARFKLNIAPDCPLGTHALRVRTKSGLTNLKLFSVGALTEVDENEAANNDQKNPVVFPLGTTINGQVTNEDADYFAFDLNAGDKLSAEIEAIRLGGPLFDPKLRLFDTAGREIIAEDDTPMMKQDAAFVHEVKEAGRYVIAVSEAAFGGGGGFYYRLHVGKFPRPLAVTPMGGAPGSEVNVSWLGDPTLTAQPVAAPADSVMPTVVFASNDSGVSPTPVPFRASPLPTTLEVEPNNDAATATPAPAAAPVAFDGVINQDGDIDFFKFEGTAGQVFDVRVYAREMGSPLDSVAVLLNPSGSALASNDDAIGPDSYMRVTLAETGTHVVYVNDHLSRGGPTFAYRIEIAPVSPSLSFSTFLGVGNYEPANMAVHAGNRNFMLLNIARAEFDGPLSLAFDGLPQGVTADFDPIAAGQTQVPVVFSAAPDAPVAGSMVTLNGKLEQEGANVTGGLKQDVVLIYGDNLVVFQTRRVEKLATAVGEAAPFSIEIVQPKVPIVQNGTMNLKVVAKRSEGFTAPINLRTLWMPGGLGAGTADIPEGGTEAAIFMNANGNAGAGTFRIAVIGTSSGYTVSTPLTPITIAAPWVTFDVATAESEQGKPAQLKVTVNQQHEYAGNFNAELLGLPKGCTTGPQQFSKDTKELVFPIEIAADAPVGKFGNLFVRAVIQAEGEDVLHQWGGGQLQVFAPLPPAAAPAPEAPKPEEKKPDEPERKTRFPVAAAG is encoded by the coding sequence ATGCGTAGTGGAACCCGGGCCGCCTTGGGCGTGGCCTTCAGCATCGTCCTATTTTCCTCCGCCGCATCGGCGGTAGCTCCAAGCCTGGGCGATATACTGCCGCGCGGCGCAGCCCGCGGTGGCACCGTCGAAGTCGATTTCCACGGCGGCAACCTCGCCGACGCCTGCGACGTCATGTTTCACGATCCCGGCATCACCGTTGCCGAGATGGTCTCGGCCGAAGCGGGCAAAGCGCGGTTCAAGCTCAACATCGCGCCGGACTGCCCGCTCGGCACCCACGCGCTCCGCGTGCGCACCAAGTCGGGCCTCACCAACCTCAAACTCTTCAGCGTCGGCGCGCTCACCGAGGTCGACGAAAACGAGGCCGCGAACAACGATCAAAAAAACCCGGTCGTGTTCCCTCTCGGCACCACGATTAACGGCCAGGTCACCAACGAGGACGCCGACTACTTCGCGTTCGATCTCAACGCGGGCGACAAACTGTCCGCGGAAATCGAGGCCATTCGTCTTGGTGGTCCGCTCTTCGATCCCAAGCTGCGTTTGTTCGACACCGCGGGCCGCGAGATCATCGCGGAAGACGATACGCCGATGATGAAGCAGGATGCCGCATTCGTCCACGAAGTGAAGGAAGCAGGCCGCTACGTCATCGCCGTGAGCGAAGCCGCGTTCGGCGGCGGCGGCGGGTTCTACTACCGCCTGCACGTCGGCAAGTTTCCGCGTCCGCTCGCTGTGACGCCCATGGGCGGCGCGCCGGGATCGGAAGTGAATGTCTCGTGGCTCGGCGATCCCACCCTGACGGCGCAACCCGTCGCCGCTCCCGCCGATTCCGTGATGCCGACGGTCGTCTTTGCCTCGAACGATTCAGGCGTGTCTCCCACCCCGGTCCCCTTCCGCGCAAGCCCATTGCCAACGACGCTCGAAGTCGAACCCAACAACGACGCCGCAACCGCAACGCCCGCGCCCGCCGCCGCGCCCGTCGCCTTCGACGGCGTTATCAATCAAGACGGCGACATCGACTTCTTCAAATTTGAAGGTACCGCCGGCCAGGTCTTCGACGTGCGCGTCTATGCCCGCGAAATGGGTTCGCCGCTCGACAGCGTCGCCGTTTTACTCAATCCGTCGGGAAGCGCGCTGGCGAGCAACGACGACGCAATCGGCCCCGATTCCTACATGCGCGTGACGCTCGCGGAGACCGGCACCCACGTTGTCTACGTAAACGACCACCTCTCGCGCGGCGGGCCGACCTTCGCGTACCGAATCGAAATCGCGCCGGTTTCGCCTTCGCTCAGCTTCAGCACGTTCCTCGGCGTCGGCAACTACGAACCGGCGAACATGGCCGTCCACGCCGGCAACCGCAATTTCATGCTGCTCAACATCGCGCGCGCGGAATTCGACGGCCCGCTCAGTCTCGCGTTTGACGGGCTGCCCCAGGGCGTCACCGCGGACTTCGATCCGATCGCCGCGGGACAGACTCAGGTCCCCGTCGTCTTCTCCGCGGCGCCTGACGCGCCGGTCGCCGGATCGATGGTCACGCTGAACGGCAAGCTCGAACAGGAAGGCGCGAACGTCACCGGCGGTCTCAAACAGGACGTCGTCCTCATCTATGGCGACAACCTCGTGGTCTTCCAGACGCGCCGCGTCGAGAAACTCGCGACCGCCGTCGGCGAAGCCGCGCCGTTCTCGATCGAAATCGTCCAACCCAAGGTTCCCATCGTGCAGAACGGTACGATGAACCTGAAAGTCGTCGCCAAACGAAGCGAAGGCTTCACCGCACCCATCAATTTGCGCACGTTGTGGATGCCCGGCGGCCTTGGAGCGGGTACGGCAGACATCCCCGAAGGCGGCACCGAAGCGGCCATCTTCATGAACGCGAACGGAAACGCCGGCGCGGGCACATTCCGCATCGCCGTCATCGGCACGAGTTCGGGGTACACCGTCAGCACCCCCCTCACCCCCATCACTATCGCCGCGCCCTGGGTCACCTTCGACGTCGCCACGGCCGAGTCCGAACAAGGCAAACCCGCACAGTTGAAAGTCACCGTAAATCAGCAACACGAATATGCCGGCAACTTCAATGCGGAGTTGCTCGGCCTGCCGAAAGGATGCACGACGGGACCGCAGCAATTCTCGAAGGACACCAAAGAACTGGTGTTCCCCATCGAAATCGCCGCGGATGCGCCCGTCGGCAAGTTCGGAAATCTGTTCGTGCGCGCGGTTATCCAGGCCGAAGGCGAGGACGTCCTGCACCAATGGGGCGGCGGACAACTGCAGGTCTTTGCGCCGTTGCCTCCCGCCGCCGCGCCCGCGCCGGAGGCCCCGAAACCGGAAGAAAAGAAGCCCGACGAACCGGAAAGAAAGACGCGGTTCCCCGTCGCGGCGGCAGGGTAA
- a CDS encoding DUF1501 domain-containing protein has protein sequence MERCDSVGCQGYHRMLSSSRRDFLKVGFISGLGLTLGDYFRLQDAQAESTAKAESCIFIYLAGGMSHVDTFDPKPYSPIEYRGELGFANTNTGDVFGAAMSRLAQQADKLAVIRSMTHGEAAHERGTHNMMTGFKPSPAIVYPSMGAVVSHEFGPRNDLPAYVAVPDANTLFMGTGYLSSAYGAFAVGGEPVNQGFQVRDLNLAGGVSPERMEGRKGLLNAVDSHFRSMEKTDVLEAMDSYYQRAYALISSQNAREAFNVAAEPDAMKDAYGRTAMGQRLLLARRLVEAGARFVSVVDGGYDMHVNVKSGMQNTGAQMDQGVAALISDLASRGLLEKTLVVLSTEFGRTVRINKDAGRDHWPKAFSVVMAGGGLKGGTIHGATDAYGSEPSKDPVGPADISATVFNQLGIDIHKKLMSDGNRPIDLVRDGNVIAPIVA, from the coding sequence ATGGAACGTTGCGATTCAGTTGGATGCCAAGGCTACCACAGAATGCTCTCGAGCTCCCGGCGGGACTTTCTCAAAGTGGGGTTCATCTCCGGCCTCGGGCTCACCTTAGGCGACTACTTCCGGTTGCAGGACGCGCAGGCCGAGAGCACCGCGAAAGCAGAGTCGTGTATCTTCATCTACCTCGCCGGCGGCATGAGCCACGTCGACACCTTTGACCCCAAGCCCTACTCGCCGATCGAATACCGCGGCGAACTCGGCTTCGCCAATACCAATACCGGCGACGTGTTCGGCGCCGCAATGTCCCGTCTCGCGCAGCAGGCCGACAAGCTCGCCGTAATCCGCTCAATGACGCACGGCGAAGCGGCCCACGAACGCGGCACGCACAACATGATGACCGGCTTTAAGCCAAGCCCCGCGATCGTGTACCCGAGCATGGGCGCGGTCGTTTCGCACGAGTTCGGTCCACGCAACGATCTGCCGGCCTACGTTGCGGTCCCCGACGCGAACACCTTGTTCATGGGTACCGGCTACCTCAGTTCCGCATACGGCGCGTTCGCCGTGGGGGGCGAGCCGGTGAACCAGGGATTCCAGGTGCGCGATCTCAATCTCGCCGGCGGCGTGTCGCCCGAACGCATGGAAGGCCGCAAGGGCCTGCTCAACGCAGTTGACAGCCACTTCCGCTCGATGGAAAAAACGGACGTGCTCGAAGCGATGGACAGCTACTACCAGCGCGCCTACGCCCTCATCAGTTCGCAGAACGCGCGCGAAGCCTTCAATGTCGCCGCCGAACCGGACGCGATGAAGGACGCGTACGGCCGCACCGCGATGGGCCAGCGCCTTCTGTTGGCGCGCCGCCTCGTCGAAGCGGGCGCGCGCTTTGTCTCCGTCGTGGACGGCGGCTACGACATGCACGTCAACGTAAAATCGGGGATGCAGAACACCGGCGCGCAGATGGACCAAGGCGTCGCAGCCCTCATCTCCGACCTGGCGTCGCGCGGTCTGCTCGAAAAGACGCTCGTCGTGCTCTCGACCGAATTCGGACGTACGGTCCGCATCAACAAGGACGCGGGCCGCGACCACTGGCCCAAGGCCTTCAGCGTGGTCATGGCGGGCGGCGGCCTTAAAGGCGGCACGATTCACGGCGCGACCGACGCCTACGGCTCCGAGCCGTCGAAAGACCCGGTCGGACCGGCCGACATTTCCGCGACGGTCTTCAACCAGCTCGGCATCGATATTCACAAGAAACTGATGAGCGACGGCAACCGTCCCATCGATCTGGTGCGTGACGGCAATGTCATCGCGCCGATCGTTGCGTAG
- a CDS encoding TIGR00282 family metallophosphoesterase, translating to MRILFIGDVVAGSGRECVRALLPALREEQRIDLAVANGENAAGGLGATPQVIRELVNSGVQAVTMGNHTWRKKELLPEIDALPLVVRPANYPAGVPGRGSVVVELPDGRRAGIVSLLGRVYMEPFDCPFATGKRVCDELRAQTPVVLVDFHAEATAEKAAMAWHLDGACTAIVGTHTHVQTADERIMPKGTAFITDVGMTGPQDSVIGLDAAESIRKFTTGLPGKHTVAEGRPALCGVIIDADDASGKANTIERVYRENG from the coding sequence ATGCGGATTCTGTTCATCGGCGACGTGGTCGCGGGCAGCGGCCGCGAGTGTGTGAGGGCCTTGTTGCCCGCGTTGCGCGAAGAGCAGCGGATTGATTTGGCGGTTGCGAACGGGGAAAATGCCGCGGGCGGTCTGGGGGCGACGCCGCAGGTTATTCGCGAACTGGTGAATTCCGGGGTCCAGGCGGTCACGATGGGCAACCATACGTGGCGCAAGAAGGAACTGCTGCCGGAAATCGATGCGTTACCGTTGGTTGTGCGGCCGGCGAATTATCCCGCCGGCGTTCCGGGGCGCGGCAGTGTTGTTGTGGAACTGCCGGACGGACGCAGGGCGGGCATTGTGAGTTTGCTTGGCCGCGTATACATGGAGCCCTTCGACTGCCCGTTTGCGACGGGAAAGCGGGTGTGCGACGAATTGCGCGCGCAGACGCCGGTGGTGCTCGTCGATTTTCACGCGGAGGCGACGGCGGAGAAAGCCGCGATGGCGTGGCACCTTGACGGGGCGTGCACGGCGATTGTGGGCACGCACACGCACGTGCAGACCGCGGACGAACGCATCATGCCGAAGGGCACGGCGTTCATTACGGACGTTGGAATGACGGGGCCGCAGGATTCGGTTATCGGTCTTGACGCCGCGGAGAGTATTCGCAAGTTTACGACGGGTCTGCCGGGGAAGCATACGGTGGCGGAGGGGCGGCCCGCGCTGTGCGGCGTGATTATCGATGCGGACGATGCGAGCGGCAAGGCGAATACGATCGAGCGGGTGTATAGAGAGAACGGATAG